Proteins encoded together in one Capricornis sumatraensis isolate serow.1 chromosome 3, serow.2, whole genome shotgun sequence window:
- the AHSP gene encoding alpha-hemoglobin-stabilizing protein, protein MALIQTNKDLISKGIKEFNTLLNQQVFSDPAISEEAMVTVVNDWVSFYINYYKKQLSGEQQEQDKFLQEFRQELDTLSASFLEKYRNFLKSS, encoded by the exons ATGGCCCTTATTCAGACCAATAAGGATCTCATTTCCAAAGGAATAAAGGAATTCAACACCCTGCTAAATCAGCAG GTCTTCAGTGATCCTGCCATCTCTGAAGAAGCCATGGTGACTGTGGTGAACGACTGGGTGAGCTTCTACATCAACTATTACAAGAAGCAGCTGTCGGGGGAGCAACAGGAGCAGGACAAGTTTCTGCAGGAGTTTCGGCAAGAGCTCGACACCCTGTCTGcctctttcctggagaaatacAGGAACTTCCTGAAGTCCTCGTGA